Proteins encoded in a region of the Anopheles ziemanni chromosome 2, idAnoZiCoDA_A2_x.2, whole genome shotgun sequence genome:
- the LOC131281380 gene encoding sperm-associated antigen 7, translating to MDILGNILGSMEKPPTKDKKEKDKFERQKKEYEKIKNLERNELNRFRTYVEERLGRLVKDDKRHYMEFQPLDQVHRSIVHDVAETAGLSGISFGIEGADRYIVVYKKEHLPSEDELTARRNGEPWNKETEQQYIEHRRCQQLEQQQTGKNDNNRIQKEANVTAQPPTDYKHKYIHLIGKDSAVEGAKKTEVNRSYGYVPSENKKDVRSIEQTMADIQAKKKLKTEHSKITDKKNN from the exons ATGGACATTCTTGGAAACATACTGGGATCCATGGAAAAACCTCCAACCAaagacaaaaaggaaaaagataaGTTTGAGA GGCAAAAGAAAGAAtatgaaaagataaaaaatctGGAAAGAAATGAATTAAATCGTTTCCGAACGTACGTCGAGGAAAGGTTAGGTAGATTGGTAAAAGACGACAAACGACACTACATGGAATTTCAACCTTTGGATCAAGTGCATCGATCGATAGT ACACGACGTCGCGGAGACAGCCGGTTTATCTGGCATCAGCTTCGGTATTGAAGGAGCCGATCGGTACATCGTTGTGTACAAAAAAGAGCACTTGCCTTCTGAGGACGAGTTAACCGCCAGACGAAACGGTGAACCATGGAATAAAGAAACTGAGCAGCAATATATTGAACACCGTCGTTGTCAACAGTTGGAACAACAACAGACAGGGAAAAATGACAACAATCGCATACAAAAAGAAGCTAATGTTACTGCTCAGCCTCCCACTGATTACAAGCATAAATATATCCATTTGATTGGCAAAGATTCTGCCGTGGAGGGGGCGAAGAAAACGGAAGTCAATCGCTCTTATGGTTATG TGccaagtgaaaataaaaaagatgtaCGATCGATCGAGCAGACAATGGCTGATATacaagcgaaaaagaaattaaaaactgaGCACAGCAAGATTActgacaaaaaaaataattga